CAGTCCTTCCCAGCCAGGAACGGGGCCCAAGAGTGGTTTGCCATCTTGGGTCGCAGGTCGAAGTCCACCCCAAGCCTCCAAAAAGGTAGCGGAGTGTAGCGCAGGAACATACGGCATTGTCCCTTGGAGGATACTGGCTAGACCCGCCATTGTAACGTCACGCTGGAAGCCACTCTCATCCTCAGTCGCACCAAGGACAATTTTCCCATCTTTTTTCGGAGTGATGTAGCCTGTCGTTCCGAAAATAACTGTTCGTAATGGAATGCCCACGGACGAGACGGCCGCAATCTGCCCGCGTACAGGGCGAATCGGCACGGAAACACCAAGCATCGAAAGCATCATTCCAACCCACGCTCCCGAGGAAATCACTGTCTGTGAGGCACGCAGTGACCCTGTAGAGGTCTCGATTCCGATCACTTTTCCGCCTTTTACCGCAATGCCGCTGACCACGCAGCCAGATAACATCTTCACTCCTTGCAATTGGCAAGCAGTCGCCAAGGCGCGAAGAAGCATTCGATTGTTGATGTGTCCTTCGTACGGCGAATAGATGGCCGCTTGCACTTGATCGGTCAGAAGCGGCTCTACCTCTTTCACTTGCGCTGTATTCGAGAGCCAGTGCACAGCATGTCCCGCTTCTTTTTGCCAACGGTACTTGTCGGCGAGCTGTTGGACTTCCTCCTCATTTAACGCGACGGTCAGTAACCCATCCAGGCTTAGCTGTACGTCTCCACCAGTCAATTCCGCAAGCTCCGCTACCCACTCAGGGTATAGGGCAAGTGACTCCATGCCCAAATCGAGCATCGGTCCAGGTGCCGTGAATTCCTTCAAAGGAGCAAGCATTCCGGCCGCAGCAGAAGACGCCTGCCCTCCCCATTCGCCTTGCTCAACCAAAGTCACGCTTACCCCGCGCCGTGACAGCTCGTATGCCAAGCTCAATCCGATAATTCCTCCACCCACTACCAGACAATCACTCATCTTTTTCTCTCCTCACCATGTTGACTAAGAACGTCTTGTACGTTGCTGTTGTGGCGTGGAGGAAACAGGAGAAAACGCTCAGATTCTAGGGCCACCCGCTGTAGGACCCTCTGCCCGACTCCATGCAAAAAGCGAAACTGCGTCCAAAGTGGACTCTTCAGGATGTGTATCAGAGGTGGACGCTTAAGAACGTGTTTCGCTTTTTGCATGGAGTCTCGGTCGGTGTCCCTAAGATCTTCGCTTTTTTCTCCTGTTTCCTCTACGAGCCTTTCGTGTTATCCGATTCCTAAAGATTTTTCATTAATGAAGAACGCACTCAGTTACGCCAGAGAAGAATATTTCCAGACGTAGCGACTTGTGGAGTCCTACCGAGCGGAGAAGGGATTCGCGGGCAACAGAAACGCAACCGTGCCCGGGCTACGAAGCGGCTACCACTTTTGCGTTTCCCCGCGAATCCCTTCGGAGCGGGCAGTCCCAGCCCCCAGCAGGACGGAGCCTGGAGCCTAGACTGGAAATATTCTTCTCTCCACTACAGCCACATGCCCACTTCTTCATAACAAAAAGCCCACCATTTCCCGAGCAGGAAAAGGTGGGCTACATGCGCATAGGTAACAATCAAGGCGAAAAGCGCTGTCTGCCGGCAACCGTATCCCTGCGCCGGCATGATCCGGATCAGGTGCAATGGGTCGATGGTCGAGCTTCCATCCTCTCAGCCCCGCAAGAAGGACTCCCCAAGTTGCTTGTTCATTATGATATTCCTTTGTAAGTATAGTCCTGTTTGCAGCTCTCTGACAAGCACGTCCGCTGGTTAATCCTCATCCTTCACATCGTAGCTCTCTGGAATCGGCTCATGACGTGCGGCATCCTCGAACTCCTGGAGCTTGCGAATTTCTTCCAGATGATGATTGAATTGCTCTTTATTAATGATGTACTCATTGCCGTCATGAACAGCACGGATGCGTCCCTGCTTGATTTTTTCCATAATAAACGTCTCAGGAAGCTCCAAATAGGCAGCTGTCTCCTCAACGGTCAAATACGTCTTATTCTCGCGCAATCTAGCCTCCAGTTCCGCTTTCTGCCGCTCATAGCCCGGCTTGCCCAGCAAGGCAAACATATTGGCTTTGTACGCCTCCACCCCTGGCTGATCAAACGGATTGACGCCCAGCAAATAGCCGCTGATTCCGCATGCCTTTTCAAAAAAGTAAATCAGTCCACCAAGATAGTAAGCTGACGCCTCCGGTATTTCCACAAGCAGATTCGGTACGCCGCCGTCCACATGGGCCAGCACCGTTCCCTCGAAAGCTTTTTTATTGACATATCCCATTCGTTTGCCAGTTAAAAAATTCAATCCATCGACGTCAGCAGGGTCCTCCTGGACAGTCAAATCCACAGCGGGCTTCGTCACAGAAACAACGGTCTCAAACAAATGCCTCATGCCGTCCTGTATGTATTGGCCCAACGAATGCAAGTCCGTTGAAAACTCGGCAGAGGCTGGAAAAATTCCTTTGCCATCCTTGCCCTCCGATTCCCCGAAGAGCTGCTTCCACCATTCCGCAAAGTAGCGAAACTGCGGCTCATAGCTGACCAACAGCTCCACTGTCTTGCCTTTTCGATAGAGTGCATTGCGAATCGCCGCATACAGATAGCACGGATTGTCACGCAGATCCATGACCATATAGCGTTCGCGTGCATCCTTGGCACCTCGCATGAGTGCATCCATGTTCGCCCCGCTTACAGCGATCGGCAACAGCCCAACCGCGGTCAGGACTGAATATCGCCCACCGATATCATCCGGAATGACAAAGCACTCATAGCCCTCGTCATCCGCCAGTTTTTTCAAGGCTCCCCGTTGTTTATCCGTCGTAATGTAAATTCGCTTTTTGGCCTCTTCACGTCCATACTTCTTTTCCAGCCATTCCCGAAATAGTCGAAACGCGATAGCGGGCTCAGTCGTCGTGCCCGATTTTGAGATGACGTTGACGGACACATTTTTTCCTTCTAATACGTCCATTAGATGAGAGATATAAATCGGACTAATATTGTTGCCCACAAAATAAATCTCCGGGAAACGTCGCTTGGACTTCGGCAGCAAATTGTAGAAGCTGTGGCCCAAAATGTCAAGCACCGCTTTTGCCCCTAGATACGAGCCTCCGATGCCAATCACCAGAAGCACATCCGAATCGGATTGAATCCGTGCTGACGCTTGGCGAATTCGCTCATACTCGTCCCGGTCGTATTGTTCCGGCCAATCGACCCAACCAAGATAATCATTGCCGGGTCCAGTCCTTGAATGAAGCATGTGATGCGCAATTTCGATCGCTGGAGATAGCTGCTCCCACTCATGCTGTTTGACAAAGGCTCGAGCGTTGGCGTAATCAAAGCGAATCGTTTTGTTCATAGCTCCCCTCCGAGGAACGTCATCCCATCTCTTTCTATGATATCACGGCAATTGGCGGCAAAGAACTTTCCGACAAAACGTATTAACATGCGCTCAATTATGTCCAAAATGTGAACATTCGTCATTTCATGTTACCTTTTTCCAGTACTAGCGTAAAACCCTTTCGAGCAATGAAATAATATGGTTCTTACCAAAGCAAGGAGAATGAACATGAAAAAACGATGGTGGATCATCGGTTCCGTCGTAGTCCTCCTCGGCATCGGGGGCGTTGCGCTTTCCATGTTAGGATCGCAACAAGCTATGGGAATGCCTGTCAACATCGGCGCACCAACGAAATCAGCTTTGGAAAGCAAGGTTTTGACATCAGGTCTCGTCACCGTAGAAGACAAGCTCAAACAGTACGCCAACGTCACTGGAACCTTACGTGAGTTTGTCGTCAAAGAAGGCGACAAGGTGAAAAAGGGACAAGTGATCGCAAAAATCGACACGTCCGATGTCAATAGCCGAATCCTCGAGATGGAAGCACAAATGGAATTGGCCAAAGCCAACCTCGCCAAGGCACAAATCGGCAACGAGCCGGAGGAAGTCGCACAGGACCAAGAACGTGTCTCCCAAGCCCAACGTGAATACGATGCAGCCAAGCGGGAATATGATCGCATGAATCAATTATTCACTTCTGGCGCTTCTACCCAGCAAGAGCTGGACAAGGTGAAATCACAAATGGATAGTGCTCTATCTACGTTGAATGTCGCCAAGCAACAGCTCGCTCTCAAGCAAAAGGGGCCACGCAAGGAGGACATTGCCGCACAGCAGGCCCAAATCAACAAGCTGAATGTAGAAAAAGCACAGCTGAATAAAGAACGAGTCCAAAGCGTCGTCGTAGCACCTATGGATGGAACTGTCATTGGCGTTGCTGCTGATAACGGTCAATACGTCAACAAGGGAACGGAAATCTTGACCCTTGCCAATCTGAACAATCTGTTGATTGAAGCAGACATCAACGAATCCGATGTCAACAAGCTCAAAATCGGACAGTCTGCCACGATTGAAGGTGTGACACTCGGAAAGAAAAAGCTGAATGCGGAAGTAGCTCGCATCTCCCCAACCGCGACCACTACTGCCACCAAGTCGGGGCAAGGTGAAAAAACACGCGTCAAAGTCACCCTCAAGCCATCTGGAGATCTATCTGCTTTGAAGCCTGGCTTCCATGTGGACATCAACATCTCCGTCGAAAAAATCGATAATGCCTTGCAAGTACCAATCGAAGCTGTGCAGCAAGATGCTGACGGCAGCACCTTTGTCTGGGTATCTGCTGATGGTGTTGCGAAAAAGCAGAAGGTCGAAACCGGTATGGAAAATGAGTTGTTCACCCACGTCAAGTCTGGACTTAACGGTGATGAGCAAGTGATCTTAGGCCCTGTCGAATCCCTGACTGAAGGAGCACCTGTCATGCCGATGAGTGGCGGCGGCGCACCAATGGGTATGTAACACGTAAAGAAGGAGGTCAGCCGACGATGCTTCATGTAGAAGGCTTGACGAAAGCATACAAGACGGGTGATTCCGTACTGCCCATCTTAAAAGGTGTCTCCCTACTGGTGGAACAAGGCGAATTCGTTGCCATCATGGGGCCATCGGGATCAGGGAAGTCGACGTTTATGAACATGTTGGGTTGTCTGGATCGTCCAGATTCGGGTTCGTACATGCTAGACGGCATTGAGGTCAGCAGCCTGAAGGATACGGAGCTCGCCGTTGTTCGCAACCAAAAGATCGGCTTTGTGTTCCAATCATTTAATCTGCTCGCCCGCTCTAGCTCCTTACACAATGTAGAGCTGCCGATGATGTACGCGAATGTCAGCCGCTCAGAACGGCGCAAACGGGCTACAGAAGCACTCAAACGCGTGGGACTGGCTGAACGCATGGACCATAAACCAACGCAACTATCCGGTGGTCAAAAACAGCGTGTAGCGATTGCCAGAGCACTGGTCAATAAGCCAGCCATCCTGCTGGCAGACGAACCGACGGGAAATCTGGACAGCCGCTCCGGGGTCGAAATCATGGCCATGTTTCAGGAGCTGCATGCGCAGGGCGTTACGATCATTCTCGTTACCCACGAATTAGACATCGCCCAGCACGCTGAGCGAATTGTGACATTCAAGGATGGTGTGATCATTCGCGATGAAAAGGTTACGGAGCGGATATTCTCCAAGCCGTCTGACGAGGTGATTGTCACATGAATTTTATGGAAAGCTTTAACACCGCCGTGGAGGGCATCTGGGCGAATAAAATGCGCTCGATCTTGACCATGCTCGGGATCATCATCGGGATTACCTCCGTCATTGTCGTTACGGCACTCGGTGAAGGTGGACAGAAAGCCATCAACGAAGAGATGGAAAAGTTCGGGCAAAATACGTTTAACGTCTTCATCAATTGGGAGACAAAACAAGAGATAGCCTCAGAAGATATGACCGTGGAAGATACCGAGGTACTCGGCAGGATTAGTCCTGCCATCGAATACATCGTGCCTTCCAACTCCAGTACGATTGATTTGAAGGGTCCGAAAAAAGAAGAGCGCGTCAACCTCACTGCCTCCACTGCTGATTATTTTTCGATGCAATCAACATTGAAGGTGGCAAAAGGGCGACTTTTCAACGAGGTAGATGACAAAGAGCAACGTGCTGTCATCGTCCTGGAGGAACCTCTTGCTCAAAAGCTGTTCGGTCAAATGAGCCCGATTGGTCAGCGTGTTCGCTGGGGGAATCAATCTCTCGTCGTAATCGGGACGTACACGGAAGAGAAATTCAAGTTCGATATGGCAACGAGCTATGGAGCGATTATTCCCATCCGTTACGAAATGAGCCTGCAGGAAGAGCCTTCCGTCCAAATGATCATGGGAAAAGCGATCGACAAAGCCTCTGTCGAACCAGCCATGCAGCAGGTCAAACAGTACTTGAGCCGCAAGCATCAAAAGGAAGACCATTACAGAGTTCGCAGTATGCAAGAATCCATGGATCAATTTAATCAAATGACGGGCACCTTGACGCTGATCTTCAGTATCATCGCAGGCATCTCGCTTGTGGTTGGCGGCGTCGGCGTTATGAACATCATGCTCGTATCCGTGACAGAGCGTACTCGCGAAATCGGGATTCGCAAAGCATTAGGGGCACGCCGACGAGATATTTTGATTCAGTTTTTGATTGAATCGGTCATCGTCTGCTTGATCGGTGGATTGATCGGGGTGTTGTTCGGCCTTGGTATCGCTTCGATCATCGCCTATTTTGCAAAGTTGCCACCACTTATGTCCTGGAACAGCGTGTTTATCGCATTCGGCTTCTCCAGTGCCATCGGTATTTTCTTCGGCCTCTATCCGGCCAACAAGGCAGCGAAGCTCGATCCAATCGAAGCACTGCGTTACGAATAATGAAAAATGGCTAGCCATTTTTTCTTTCCTTGAAAAAAAACAAGCACCTGTAAGCTCTCTGGCTACAGGTGCTTGTTTATGTTGGCAACGTATCTGTTACCAGCTTCAAAAGAAAAAAAAGCGCAATCCCCACGCTCGCGACTGTCCACCAGAGCGGCTTGCTGTCAGCCTTTTCTGCCTTGTAGATCCCGATTAACTTCCAGGTCCCTACTGCCACACACAAAAGGCTAAACAGGAGCAGGATTGTCCCCATGATCTCCCTCCCCTCACTCCTAGCTATATGGGAATGAGAGAGAAAAAATCACTTCTTCGGGTCCTTTTTGCCCAATCGACCGAGGACCATCCGGCCCCGTTCCTTGATGGACTCGTCCTTGATATCTTGTTGACGCTTTTTCATCAAACCGTTTTTCGAAGTATCCGGTCGGTCCGTTTGCCGTCCATCTCGCATTAGCTGTACTTGCCTCCGCCTTTTTTCTCGTAATCGTTTAAAAGCTCACCAAAGCTCTTGTTGCGCTCGCGTTCTTCTTGCTCACGGCGCTTTTGTTCAGCTGCTTCCTTTTCTTTGCGCTCGCCTTCTGTCTTCATGTCTTTTTCAAGCTGCTTGAGTGCTCCGAGCGCATCTGCATTCAGCATATCCTTCAAACTGTTCAATCCGCTTTTCGCGTCTGTCGTAGTTGTTGTCTCTGGTTGACGCTGTGGTTTTCGTTGTTTTTTTGCCATTTGAATTGCCACCCTTTCCCTATCCTCATTCTGTCCTCATTCTCTGGCCCCATCCGGGTCATACTATCTTCATCTTTCACAAAGAGGAGGACATCACATGGTTCGCAACAAAGAAAAAGATTTTGGAAAAACCGCTGAAATCCGAGGACCCAAAGCCCAATCCGAGGCTGTCCGTTCTGACGGCTCCATTAATAGTGAACCACAAGAAAGGCTAAAAGAAAACCGCTAACAAAAAAACCGCCGGGCAGCCATTATGCTCGGCGATTTTTACTCTTTATAAAGTGTCCGGGGAATATGACTTTGTTAATGCCGGATCACTATGATTTTGGTCCGAAGATCAGCGCTGCTTGCTTTAAAATATCGTTTTCCATCTTCAATCGTTGATTTTCCTTACGTAGCCCCATCAGTTCCGTTTGTTCTGCTGTTCGGTTGTCCTTTTCTTTAAAGACCCTGAAGTTCTACTTTATTTGACCCAACGGCCAAACGCAGATGCACCCAGATCATATTCTTTTAAAATATCTGCACGAGGTTTGCCATTCTCATAAAGCTGAACCATCTGCTGTTTGAACTCGTCTGTAAATGACCGACACTCACCTAATTCAGTGTAGCCATCCAATTAGGATCACATTTTTTTGGGGGACGGGTTGTTATTTTACTCCGAAATTTTCCTTGTTAAGTGAAGAGGCAAACAAAACTTTTGTCTCAACTACTTTTAGGGAGGTTTTATGTATGGGTGTATCAGATTGTAATTTGTTTGGAAATTTTAAAATGGAGCCTCAAGGACGGGCAATAATCAAGAACAAAAACACCGGAAAGACAATCAATGCGCATTGGACTTATTACAAATGTAAATGCAGAGACTTTTTTGCTTGCAGTGGCGCTCCTCAGCTTGGTGAACCAATTTTCGATTATTTAACCAACCATTATTTAAATGCAGCTGCAATGAGTGGGATTGTAACAGTCCACGTTGATCCAAGTAACAATTCGGATACATCAAAATCAACAATCCCAGGACATCGTTTTATGTGGTAATTTAGGAATCAAAAAATAAACAACTTTAATTTTCTTTACTACTCATAAATTGCTTTGTCCTGATATCATCCCAATATCTATCAATTTTAAGTGTCCCATCTTCTAGTAATAAAGTTACTTGAGCTGCTCCTTGTATAACCTCATTTTTTGATGAGTCTTTCAAGAGAATTGTGTAACTAACGTCAATCTCCCCAGAAACCGTATCTCTTTTGAATTCAGTAATTTCTACATTTTCTACAGTTAAAAAGATGTCATTATAAGCTAAATACGCAGCGGTAAAACCCATATTTGCTTTGATGATATTTTCTGCTTCCTTCTTAGTTAAATAAGGTGTTGCCTTGTCTTGTATTACTGTTATATAAGCGGTAAAGTCATTGGTTTGTTTTGTATATCCCTCTTTTTTAACTTCGTAATTTATTTTACTAAAATCAATTAATTGCTGTTTAACTTGTTCTTTCAGTTCTGTATCGGAAATGTCTGATGAACATGCAGTGAGACTAAACAATAACAAAATGGCTGTAAGTATAATCTTCAAATTGCATCCCTCCACAAGGTAAATATAACCAATTATACCAATTTAACTTATTGATTAGAAATGAAACAAGATAATTAAGCCTGCGTTGTATCGATGATGATGAATTTTGGTCCTTTTCAGAGAGCTTACACAACACAATCGTTAACGTCGTTTTTCCGCTTCTTCTTTTACCTTTTTTATAAAAAACAGTTGTTTTTTTACCATTTTTACCTATAAGGTAGGAGGGTGAAAAGCATGCATATCTCAACAAGGCGTAAACAAATACAAATGGAAATATTTAGGGATACTTCGAAAAAAATTAGAGTCTAACCCGCAATCAGTTAAGTCGTAGGCCCTCCAAAATAGAGGTTTTTTTGCATTCTTGAGCCGGACGGTCGCGTAAAAAACCTGCATTATGTTGGCTGTCTCCCTAATTGGACGAGGGTATTGGAAAAATAAGGAGAAACATATTGGAGAAAAATGAGTCTAATATATAAAGCAAGCATCGCGTGGGGGAGGGATTTTTATGCCAATGTGGGCGTTCTTATTAACCATTGTTGGTGGCTTGATTGTATTTGGTGTAATTTATGACCAGATCAACAAAAGAAAAATGAGAAAGACTCCCAAGAACTTGAGCAGTTCCCAAATGGTGTACACAGAGAACTATCTAAACGAAGTACGTAATGATATTAGCGGACCACAATAAAAAATGCAGCCCACTCTCTCTTGGGAGTTTTTTAGCATATGCAGTTGGGTCTCTTTTGGGCTCGGCGCAAGCTCTCTTCCAAAACCGAATAAGGGGTCAGTGACTGATGCATGCTATGGGATAAAAGGAGGTCCAGATGATGGATAACGAGAAGCAAAGGAACGACAAGACGAAGGATATTTCCCTCGATGGGACGCTGCCGCATCAAATCAGTGCTCCTGACTTCAAAAACTCGTCCCGTACGATTCAAAAGCCATTCGTCAATGAGTTCGGAGTCGTCATCGGTGACAGCTTGTACGAGTCCAAGGAATCTCCCTTACACAACTGGAGCACAGAAACCGATCCCTCCATCATGTCAGGGGATGAGTGGGTACATCCGACCAATGACATTGGCTGGAACTCGATAGAAAACCGTGAGCTGCTAGAGGATCAAGAAAAACCAGATGGAGCGCGTTTTATGCATCCTACCCTCGACGTGAGCAAAGGCAGGGACTAATACCAGCTTTTTCATGCAAGCCCGTTCGGCAGAGGCCCTTCTGACCGGACGGGTGTTTTTGGATTGCACTTGCACCTCGAGACTCGGGGCACTACTCTGACTTGTGTTACAATAGAGGACAAGTAGCAGAAAGGAGCTAGTCCATGAGTATCACACTTTCGATAGAGCCAGCGTTTTCCCATGCCTATCAACGTTATGCCGGGTTTTTACCGGGAGATACGCTTCGATTATATGTACGAACAAGCGGCCCCGGGACCGGTGGCATGTTTTATGCGATTGAAAAAGATGAGGCCCTCATCGATGATGCTGTGTTTGAAGTAGAGGGGTTGCGATTTGTCATTCGTCCAACTGATTTCTGGTATTTCGACGGAGGACATCTGAGCTACAATCCGCTCTATGGCGAGTACGGCTTTCACTTCACCAACCCTCGTCTGGATGACAACTAGAATAGAAACTTCTCTTGGCTTGATTCGTAAGAAGGAATATCTGCCTATATCTTCTGGGAGGAAAAACGATGAAAAAAAGCCGTTCAGTCCTTTTGGCGATCGGTGCTTTCTTACTTGCCAATGTAAAATGGATATTTAGCATACTGAAGTTTTCGAAATTCGGAACCACCATTCTATCCATGGGGATTACCTTATGGGCGTATGCCATGTTTTACGGATGGAAATTCGCCGTGGCTCTCGTCTATCTGATCTTCGTCCACGAAATGGGGCATGTGATTGCCGCCAAACGAAAAGGAATCGCGACTTCACCC
The window above is part of the Brevibacillus antibioticus genome. Proteins encoded here:
- a CDS encoding DUF3905 domain-containing protein, coding for MDNEKQRNDKTKDISLDGTLPHQISAPDFKNSSRTIQKPFVNEFGVVIGDSLYESKESPLHNWSTETDPSIMSGDEWVHPTNDIGWNSIENRELLEDQEKPDGARFMHPTLDVSKGRD
- a CDS encoding efflux RND transporter periplasmic adaptor subunit produces the protein MKKRWWIIGSVVVLLGIGGVALSMLGSQQAMGMPVNIGAPTKSALESKVLTSGLVTVEDKLKQYANVTGTLREFVVKEGDKVKKGQVIAKIDTSDVNSRILEMEAQMELAKANLAKAQIGNEPEEVAQDQERVSQAQREYDAAKREYDRMNQLFTSGASTQQELDKVKSQMDSALSTLNVAKQQLALKQKGPRKEDIAAQQAQINKLNVEKAQLNKERVQSVVVAPMDGTVIGVAADNGQYVNKGTEILTLANLNNLLIEADINESDVNKLKIGQSATIEGVTLGKKKLNAEVARISPTATTTATKSGQGEKTRVKVTLKPSGDLSALKPGFHVDINISVEKIDNALQVPIEAVQQDADGSTFVWVSADGVAKKQKVETGMENELFTHVKSGLNGDEQVILGPVESLTEGAPVMPMSGGGAPMGM
- a CDS encoding ABC transporter ATP-binding protein, yielding MLHVEGLTKAYKTGDSVLPILKGVSLLVEQGEFVAIMGPSGSGKSTFMNMLGCLDRPDSGSYMLDGIEVSSLKDTELAVVRNQKIGFVFQSFNLLARSSSLHNVELPMMYANVSRSERRKRATEALKRVGLAERMDHKPTQLSGGQKQRVAIARALVNKPAILLADEPTGNLDSRSGVEIMAMFQELHAQGVTIILVTHELDIAQHAERIVTFKDGVIIRDEKVTERIFSKPSDEVIVT
- the sspK gene encoding small acid-soluble spore protein K, which codes for MVRNKEKDFGKTAEIRGPKAQSEAVRSDGSINSEPQERLKENR
- a CDS encoding excisionase family DNA-binding protein, which produces MRENKTYLTVEETAAYLELPETFIMEKIKQGRIRAVHDGNEYIINKEQFNHHLEEIRKLQEFEDAARHEPIPESYDVKDED
- the thiO gene encoding glycine oxidase ThiO codes for the protein MSDCLVVGGGIIGLSLAYELSRRGVSVTLVEQGEWGGQASSAAAGMLAPLKEFTAPGPMLDLGMESLALYPEWVAELAELTGGDVQLSLDGLLTVALNEEEVQQLADKYRWQKEAGHAVHWLSNTAQVKEVEPLLTDQVQAAIYSPYEGHINNRMLLRALATACQLQGVKMLSGCVVSGIAVKGGKVIGIETSTGSLRASQTVISSGAWVGMMLSMLGVSVPIRPVRGQIAAVSSVGIPLRTVIFGTTGYITPKKDGKIVLGATEDESGFQRDVTMAGLASILQGTMPYVPALHSATFLEAWGGLRPATQDGKPLLGPVPGWEGLSIAGGHFRNGILLSPVTAKSMADFVEKGETERLLPFLPARFL
- a CDS encoding ABC transporter permease produces the protein MNFMESFNTAVEGIWANKMRSILTMLGIIIGITSVIVVTALGEGGQKAINEEMEKFGQNTFNVFINWETKQEIASEDMTVEDTEVLGRISPAIEYIVPSNSSTIDLKGPKKEERVNLTASTADYFSMQSTLKVAKGRLFNEVDDKEQRAVIVLEEPLAQKLFGQMSPIGQRVRWGNQSLVVIGTYTEEKFKFDMATSYGAIIPIRYEMSLQEEPSVQMIMGKAIDKASVEPAMQQVKQYLSRKHQKEDHYRVRSMQESMDQFNQMTGTLTLIFSIIAGISLVVGGVGVMNIMLVSVTERTREIGIRKALGARRRDILIQFLIESVIVCLIGGLIGVLFGLGIASIIAYFAKLPPLMSWNSVFIAFGFSSAIGIFFGLYPANKAAKLDPIEALRYE
- a CDS encoding DUF3886 domain-containing protein, with the protein product MAKKQRKPQRQPETTTTTDAKSGLNSLKDMLNADALGALKQLEKDMKTEGERKEKEAAEQKRREQEERERNKSFGELLNDYEKKGGGKYS
- a CDS encoding iron-sulfur cluster biosynthesis family protein, whose product is MSITLSIEPAFSHAYQRYAGFLPGDTLRLYVRTSGPGTGGMFYAIEKDEALIDDAVFEVEGLRFVIRPTDFWYFDGGHLSYNPLYGEYGFHFTNPRLDDN